Proteins from a genomic interval of Halomonas alkaliantarctica:
- a CDS encoding ATP-grasp domain-containing protein, with product MSVRNIFVVGLDEHNRQRLAHLRGAENYRFHGVIEPAEVNDTEIFPIEDMLARAETQLIAFGEPVDAIVGYMDFPVSTMLPILCERLGTRSTSLESLLKCEHKYWSRLVQHEVIADYIPRFTAFDPFDNQALQRIGEAGLYFPFFVKPIKSSGSRLGFRIDSPEDFVQAVERLCEDIGTISEPFNYVLEHATLPDEVRLVDGGHCMAEEIIGGWQCTLEGYVFQGDIVPYGIVDSLRYPQVLSFFCYRYPSLLPANIQEKMQALTRSIMAHIGYDNAAFNIEYFWDEVQDRIWLLEINTRVAQSHCDLFEKVDGVSHQQVMVDLALGQLPDMPYRQGDFNVAAKFFYRVFFTDATVSQVPSVEEIEALQQAFPGTMITLQVEIGMRLSSLPEQDSYSFALAYVWMGADDVITLEDNYARLAEQLHFAFEDIVG from the coding sequence ATGAGTGTTCGGAATATTTTTGTTGTCGGGTTGGATGAGCATAATCGCCAACGTCTCGCGCATTTACGCGGGGCTGAAAACTACCGTTTCCACGGCGTGATCGAACCCGCCGAAGTCAATGACACGGAGATCTTTCCTATCGAGGACATGCTCGCTCGGGCCGAAACCCAACTGATAGCATTTGGTGAGCCTGTCGATGCCATCGTTGGCTACATGGATTTTCCTGTCTCGACCATGCTGCCGATACTCTGTGAGCGGCTGGGTACGCGCTCCACCAGTCTCGAAAGTTTGCTCAAATGCGAGCACAAGTATTGGAGTCGGCTCGTTCAGCATGAAGTGATTGCCGATTACATTCCCCGTTTTACCGCCTTTGATCCCTTCGATAACCAAGCACTTCAACGTATTGGGGAGGCGGGGCTGTATTTTCCGTTCTTCGTCAAACCCATCAAATCGTCAGGCTCTAGGCTGGGCTTTCGCATCGACAGCCCTGAAGATTTCGTCCAGGCTGTAGAGCGGTTATGCGAAGACATCGGGACGATTTCAGAGCCTTTCAATTACGTGCTTGAGCACGCCACTTTGCCTGATGAAGTACGCTTGGTCGATGGCGGGCACTGTATGGCAGAGGAAATTATTGGTGGGTGGCAATGTACGCTCGAAGGATACGTCTTCCAAGGTGATATTGTCCCTTATGGCATCGTCGATTCGCTTCGCTATCCACAAGTGCTGAGTTTTTTCTGTTATCGCTATCCTTCGCTGCTCCCCGCTAATATTCAGGAAAAAATGCAAGCGTTGACGCGTAGCATTATGGCCCACATCGGCTACGACAATGCGGCTTTCAACATCGAATATTTCTGGGACGAAGTGCAAGATCGTATTTGGCTACTTGAGATCAACACCCGCGTTGCACAATCGCATTGTGATCTGTTCGAAAAGGTCGATGGGGTCAGCCATCAGCAAGTAATGGTAGACCTGGCGCTGGGGCAGTTGCCAGATATGCCTTACCGCCAAGGCGACTTCAACGTCGCAGCCAAATTCTTCTATCGTGTGTTCTTTACCGATGCCACCGTCAGCCAAGTACCCAGCGTTGAGGAGATCGAGGCACTTCAACAAGCATTTCCCGGCACTATGATCACGCTACAGGTCGAGATAGGCATGCGCCTGTCATCTTTGCCTGAGCAAGACAGTTACAGTTTTGCCTTGGCTTATGTGTGGATGGGCGCAGACGACGTAATTACGTTGGAAGATAACTATGCAAGACTAGCCGAGCAGCTACATTTCGCGTTTGAGGACATCGTCGGTTGA
- a CDS encoding CocE/NonD family hydrolase, whose product MHIVSDLPRKVQEEEDWITLSDGCRLGIRIWRPVDAENDPVPAILEYLPYRKRDLTAMRDVQTHAYWAGHGYAGVRVDIRGSGESDGVLTDEYLQQELDDGVEVLRWLVQQPWCTGDIGMIGISWGGFNGLQIAALQPPELKAVITLCSTDDRYADDVHHMGGCLLGDNLSWASTMFDGNTCPPDPQLVGERWRDMWLERLEGSGLWLATWLQHQRRDDYWKHGSVCEEFSRIRCPVYAVSGWADGYCNAVFRLLEGLDVPRKGLVGPWAHKYPHLGVPGPAIGFLQESLRWWDYWLKGKETGIMDEPMLRVWMQESVPPSARYKSRPGRWVSEPSWPSPRIVPSYFRLTSGHDLLPIQQGAEASVAGNDIPLSVRSPLSVGLYAGKWCSYNAPPDLPHDQREEDGGSLIFQTPRLEKEIEICGQPVVELDIEADQPVAMVALRLADIAQDDKATRISYGLLNLTHRDSDEFPEPLVPGKRYRVRILLKHIAQNFPVGNAIRLSLSTSYWPLAWPAPVPVKLTVHPATSRLILPCREPQPQEEAALPEFGLPEAAPPLAVTVIQPTQEAWRVIRDLAKDQTILEVINDEGTFRIDNIDLELSSRVIERYTYDYGNYDSLSGWTEWERSFRRGDWMVRSVTRTLMTSNAESFRLRATLDAYEGEGRVFSKSWDEEIPRDLI is encoded by the coding sequence ATGCATATCGTCAGCGATTTGCCCCGCAAGGTGCAGGAAGAGGAAGATTGGATCACCCTATCCGATGGGTGTCGGCTGGGCATCCGTATCTGGCGCCCGGTGGATGCTGAGAACGATCCGGTGCCTGCAATTCTTGAATATCTGCCTTATCGCAAGCGCGATCTAACGGCAATGCGCGATGTTCAGACGCACGCCTACTGGGCGGGTCATGGTTATGCCGGGGTACGGGTAGATATCCGCGGCAGCGGCGAGTCAGACGGCGTGCTGACCGACGAATACCTGCAGCAGGAACTGGACGATGGGGTCGAAGTTCTGCGCTGGCTAGTTCAGCAGCCCTGGTGCACCGGAGATATAGGTATGATCGGCATCTCCTGGGGAGGGTTCAATGGACTGCAGATCGCGGCGCTGCAGCCGCCCGAGCTGAAGGCAGTCATTACGCTGTGCTCGACCGACGATCGCTACGCCGATGATGTTCACCACATGGGGGGCTGCCTGCTCGGCGACAATCTGTCATGGGCTTCGACCATGTTCGATGGCAATACCTGTCCGCCCGACCCGCAGTTGGTCGGCGAACGCTGGCGGGACATGTGGCTGGAGCGCCTCGAGGGAAGCGGGCTGTGGTTGGCGACCTGGCTCCAGCACCAGCGCCGCGACGACTACTGGAAGCATGGCTCGGTCTGCGAAGAATTCTCGCGCATTCGTTGCCCGGTCTATGCCGTCAGCGGCTGGGCCGACGGCTACTGCAACGCTGTTTTCCGGCTGCTTGAAGGGCTTGATGTGCCACGCAAGGGTCTGGTTGGGCCTTGGGCGCACAAATATCCCCACTTGGGTGTTCCGGGGCCGGCCATCGGCTTTTTACAGGAATCGCTACGCTGGTGGGATTATTGGTTGAAGGGCAAGGAAACGGGCATCATGGATGAGCCGATGTTGCGCGTGTGGATGCAGGAATCGGTTCCTCCTTCGGCCCGCTACAAATCTCGGCCAGGGCGCTGGGTGTCAGAACCCAGCTGGCCATCACCGCGGATTGTGCCAAGCTACTTTCGCCTGACCAGCGGGCACGATCTTCTGCCTATTCAGCAGGGCGCTGAGGCTTCCGTAGCGGGCAACGACATTCCTCTCTCTGTGCGCTCGCCGCTATCGGTCGGACTGTATGCCGGTAAGTGGTGTTCCTACAATGCGCCGCCTGATCTACCGCACGATCAACGAGAAGAAGATGGCGGCTCGTTGATCTTCCAAACACCGCGACTGGAAAAAGAGATCGAGATTTGCGGGCAGCCCGTAGTCGAACTCGATATCGAAGCCGACCAGCCCGTGGCAATGGTGGCGTTAAGGCTCGCCGACATCGCACAGGATGACAAGGCGACTCGGATCTCCTATGGGCTTTTGAATCTGACCCACCGCGACAGCGATGAATTTCCAGAACCGTTGGTGCCGGGCAAGCGTTATCGCGTGCGCATACTTCTGAAGCACATCGCGCAAAACTTTCCCGTGGGTAACGCCATTCGCCTCTCGCTCTCGACCAGTTATTGGCCACTGGCTTGGCCAGCGCCAGTGCCCGTCAAGCTGACAGTGCATCCGGCCACCAGCCGACTGATCCTGCCGTGTCGTGAACCCCAGCCCCAAGAAGAAGCCGCGCTGCCAGAATTTGGCCTGCCGGAAGCAGCACCGCCGCTAGCGGTTACCGTGATACAGCCGACTCAAGAAGCTTGGCGGGTGATCCGCGATCTGGCCAAGGATCAGACCATACTCGAAGTCATCAATGATGAAGGTACTTTCCGGATCGATAACATCGATCTGGAACTCTCTTCTCGGGTTATCGAGCGCTACACTTATGACTACGGCAACTACGACAGTCTAAGCGGCTGGACAGAGTGGGAGCGCAGTTTTCGACGCGGCGACTGGATGGTACGCAGTGTCACCCGCACCTTGATGACATCGAATGCAGAAAGCTTTCGCTTGCGTGCGACATTGGATGCCTATGAGGGCGAAGGCCGGGTTTTTTCTAAGAGTTGGGACGAAGAAATTCCAAGAGATCTTATTTGA
- the mntR gene encoding manganese-binding transcriptional regulator MntR produces MTDSNPNASLTAPSIPGDALPPVEQHAQQYATVRNAHETELIEDYVELIGDLLAHRGEARAADIANRMAVSQATVSKMIRRLNELELVTSKPYRSLFLTKAGQKMAETSRARHDIVLHFLRALGVRDATARIDAEGMEHHVSDETLAIMQRFTEQQQNN; encoded by the coding sequence ATGACTGATTCTAATCCGAACGCTTCATTGACCGCCCCAAGCATTCCTGGTGATGCCTTGCCGCCCGTCGAGCAGCATGCTCAGCAGTATGCAACGGTGCGTAATGCCCACGAAACCGAACTGATTGAAGACTACGTAGAGCTAATTGGCGACCTGCTGGCACACCGCGGCGAAGCGCGCGCGGCGGACATTGCCAACCGCATGGCGGTCAGTCAGGCAACGGTTTCTAAAATGATTCGGCGTTTAAACGAGCTTGAGTTGGTCACTAGCAAGCCCTATCGCTCGCTGTTTCTCACCAAAGCGGGACAAAAAATGGCGGAAACGTCACGCGCCCGCCACGATATCGTGCTGCACTTTCTACGCGCCCTTGGGGTAAGAGATGCTACTGCGCGCATTGACGCTGAAGGCATGGAGCATCATGTGAGCGATGAAACCCTCGCCATCATGCAGCGCTTTACCGAGCAGCAGCAAAACAACTAA
- a CDS encoding antitoxin Xre-like helix-turn-helix domain-containing protein, with protein sequence MQTAHDISQNRAAAAAGLKAAVRILDKWQASGEQGEAILRVSHSTYARARRGDLVEIKLDSDQLTRISYLLNIHAALRMIFDNPENLYGFVNLVNHNPYFNGRTPLEIIGSGDFAALYETFKRIDSLRGSQW encoded by the coding sequence ATGCAAACGGCACACGATATTTCCCAAAACAGGGCAGCGGCGGCGGCAGGCTTGAAAGCCGCTGTGCGCATTCTGGATAAGTGGCAAGCATCTGGCGAGCAGGGTGAAGCGATTTTGCGCGTTTCGCATAGCACTTACGCACGTGCCCGGCGCGGGGATCTTGTCGAGATCAAATTAGATAGCGACCAGCTAACTCGGATCAGCTACTTACTCAACATTCACGCTGCGCTGCGGATGATATTTGATAACCCAGAGAATCTTTATGGGTTTGTCAATTTGGTGAATCACAATCCCTACTTTAATGGCCGCACGCCGCTTGAAATTATCGGCTCCGGTGATTTTGCGGCACTCTACGAAACCTTTAAGCGTATCGATAGCCTACGGGGAAGCCAGTGGTGA
- a CDS encoding RES family NAD+ phosphorylase — MVKATDLQTLPPGNVTGYRLVNSKFPPIDLFDDVASVEEFAALHALQALTNPRLQNEVGNLALLPPEQIPFGIRGCSYAVAPFTHVNPQGSRFSDGSFGVLYFADTLETAIAEVKYHQQVYWQNVPGLHYERFVFRGLKAIFDQGGFYDALVLPIEHAIYTPDDYSASQPFGADIRRSEGGLRYHSVRKINANCWALMTPSCVADIIQTTHLEMIWNGAITQVNHLRFSHR; from the coding sequence GTGGTGAAGGCCACTGATTTGCAGACCCTGCCCCCTGGAAACGTCACCGGTTATCGCTTAGTCAATAGTAAGTTTCCGCCGATAGATCTGTTCGATGACGTGGCGAGCGTTGAAGAGTTTGCCGCGCTTCACGCACTACAGGCATTAACCAATCCGCGTTTACAAAATGAAGTGGGTAATTTAGCGCTGCTGCCACCGGAGCAAATTCCTTTTGGAATACGTGGGTGCTCATATGCAGTTGCGCCTTTTACCCATGTAAACCCGCAGGGTTCGCGCTTTAGCGATGGCAGTTTTGGCGTGCTCTATTTTGCCGATACGCTTGAAACGGCGATTGCCGAAGTAAAGTATCACCAGCAGGTGTATTGGCAAAATGTGCCAGGATTGCACTACGAACGGTTTGTCTTTCGTGGTTTAAAGGCCATTTTCGATCAGGGCGGCTTTTACGATGCGCTCGTTTTACCCATTGAGCACGCTATTTACACGCCCGATGATTACTCGGCCTCGCAGCCCTTTGGTGCCGACATACGCCGGAGTGAAGGTGGGCTTCGCTACCACTCTGTTCGCAAGATTAATGCAAACTGCTGGGCGCTAATGACACCAAGCTGTGTGGCTGACATTATCCAAACCACTCATCTGGAAATGATTTGGAACGGCGCCATCACTCAGGTGAATCATCTGCGTTTTTCTCACCGATGA
- a CDS encoding NAD-binding protein, which yields MPLAITVALSFVIAAPLNRVAHQLFDRWEKHLLRFERQSRHPDEQPVDLGGATILVLGMGRTGNAAYDFFTDKGLTVVGIDSDPNKVNGQRHVFYGDIEDVGFWHHLNIAHITAVTLATPELESKLVATRELRQAGFTGHIIGGIHFQDEAEPLHTAGVDQTYLLMTGAGIGIAEKTWERLQSHPL from the coding sequence GTGCCTCTGGCGATTACCGTGGCCCTGTCGTTTGTTATCGCCGCACCGCTTAACCGCGTCGCCCACCAACTTTTTGATCGTTGGGAAAAGCACCTGCTCCGTTTTGAGCGCCAATCTCGGCACCCTGACGAGCAGCCAGTAGATTTAGGTGGCGCCACCATATTAGTACTCGGCATGGGTAGAACCGGGAACGCCGCCTACGATTTTTTTACCGATAAAGGTTTGACAGTGGTTGGCATTGACTCTGACCCGAATAAAGTAAATGGGCAAAGACATGTTTTTTATGGCGATATCGAAGACGTAGGATTCTGGCATCATCTCAATATAGCGCATATCACGGCGGTGACCCTTGCCACTCCAGAACTTGAGAGCAAGCTTGTTGCCACCCGCGAACTGCGCCAAGCAGGCTTCACTGGCCACATTATTGGGGGCATCCACTTTCAGGATGAAGCAGAGCCGCTGCATACCGCTGGAGTTGATCAAACGTATTTGCTGATGACCGGTGCAGGCATCGGTATCGCCGAAAAAACATGGGAACGCCTCCAGTCTCACCCGCTGTAA
- a CDS encoding DUF3750 domain-containing protein: MKTFLRWLLSLVALLALLLTGPVWLLASNQVVTDGHWSSLDRSSAGIAPDPAESSEAVVQVYSARAYNWRGAFGEHIWIATKAENADSYRLHQVLSWRRPTVVSSIDTPDRAWFGNSPTLLADYRGDDAAQLIPQIETAAADYPQAELYRVWPGPNSNSFIAWVIREVPGFEVALPVTAIGKDYIFNGVFAAAPSGTGYQLSLGGVVGLMVALEEGIEINFLGLSFGIDVMRPAVKLPGVGRLGMPAKVLGG, translated from the coding sequence ATGAAAACGTTCTTACGTTGGCTGCTCAGTCTGGTAGCGCTTTTAGCGCTGCTATTGACGGGGCCTGTTTGGTTATTGGCGAGTAATCAGGTGGTGACTGACGGTCATTGGTCATCGCTAGATCGTTCATCCGCGGGTATAGCACCGGATCCTGCGGAGAGTTCTGAAGCCGTGGTTCAAGTCTATTCCGCTCGTGCTTATAACTGGCGCGGAGCGTTTGGCGAACATATCTGGATTGCGACCAAGGCGGAAAATGCCGATAGCTACCGGCTCCATCAAGTGCTGAGCTGGCGGCGTCCAACGGTGGTGTCTTCAATAGATACGCCTGATCGTGCTTGGTTTGGTAACTCGCCTACGCTACTGGCGGATTACCGAGGCGATGACGCTGCGCAGTTGATACCGCAGATTGAGACCGCTGCCGCTGACTACCCCCAAGCCGAGCTATATCGTGTATGGCCTGGGCCGAACAGCAATAGTTTTATCGCTTGGGTAATACGCGAAGTACCCGGTTTTGAGGTGGCTCTCCCGGTGACTGCTATCGGCAAGGACTATATTTTCAATGGCGTTTTTGCGGCGGCGCCCAGCGGTACCGGTTATCAGCTCTCATTGGGTGGGGTGGTAGGCTTAATGGTGGCGCTGGAGGAGGGTATTGAAATCAATTTCTTAGGTTTGAGCTTTGGTATCGACGTTATGCGACCCGCTGTGAAACTACCGGGAGTAGGTCGGTTGGGTATGCCCGCAAAAGTGTTGGGAGGCTGA